GGTGCTCGGCATCTGTGTGGGCATGCAGATCCTGTTCGAGCGCGGCGTCGAGTTCGGTGTCGAGGCCGATGGGTGTGGCGAATGGCCGGGAACGGTGAGTCAGTTGCAGGCGCCGGTGCTGCCGCATATGGGATGGAACACCGTGCAGGCCCCCGACGACTCGGTCCTCTTCGACGGCCTCGACGACGACACCCGCTTCTACTTCGTGCACTCCTACGCCGCGCAGACCTGGGACATGGACAACGACGGCTCTCCGCTCGAATCGCCGAAGCTGACGTGGGCGACCCACGGCGGGCCGTTCCTGGCGGCGGTGGAGAACGGTGCGCTCGCGGCCACCCAGTTCCATCCGGAGAAATC
This sequence is a window from Gordonia insulae. Protein-coding genes within it:
- the hisH gene encoding imidazole glycerol phosphate synthase subunit HisH; this translates as MTSAPAVTVLDYGSGNLRSAQRALERAGADVTVTDDRDAATNCDGLVVPGVGAFAACIDGLKAVRGHRIIDQRLAGGRPVLGICVGMQILFERGVEFGVEADGCGEWPGTVSQLQAPVLPHMGWNTVQAPDDSVLFDGLDDDTRFYFVHSYAAQTWDMDNDGSPLESPKLTWATHGGPFLAAVENGALAATQFHPEKSGDAGAHLLRNWVRSLS